One window of the Salvelinus fontinalis isolate EN_2023a chromosome 2, ASM2944872v1, whole genome shotgun sequence genome contains the following:
- the LOC129822537 gene encoding 3-mercaptopyruvate sulfurtransferase-like encodes MAVQTQALVSAKWLADAIKSNLIGPNLRILDTSWHLPILKRNANAEFNQQHIPGTSFFDIDKCADKTFSMDHMLPTASYFAEYVGGLGIGNDTHVVVYDNSDFGSFSAPRVWWMFRLFGHNSVSVLDGGMKNWLAEGHPVTAEYIKPGRADFKATANHSWVKSYEDVLKNIETKQVQVIDTRPAGMFRGTEPELRDDIEPGHIPGTINMPFAKFMDASGKELELEVLAKMFREAGVDLEKPFWVTCGSGVTACHVVLAAHLLGHSGSVSVYDGSWYEWFKRAAPEHVISEGKGKQV; translated from the exons ATGGCAGTGCAAACCCAGGCGCTTGTTTCAGCCAAATGGCTTGCAGATGCGATAAAAAGCAACCTTATTGGACCGAATCTTCGAATTCTGGATACGTCCTGGCATCTACCGATATTAAAACGCAATGCAAATGCGGAATTTAACCAACAGCACATACCTGGAACTTCGTTCTTTGATATTGACAAATGCGCCGACAAAACTTTCTCGATGGATCATATGCTCCCAACTGCAAGCTACTTTGCAGAGTATGTGGGGGGTTTAGGTATAGGAAACGATACACATGTAGTAGTGTACGATAACAGCGATTTTGGGTCATTCAGCGCACCCCGAGTGTGGTGGATGTTCCGATTATTTGGGCACAATTCTGTATCGGTCCTGGACGGGGGTATGAAGAATTGGCTGGCCGAGGGGCATCCGGTCACTGCAGAATACATCAAGCCAGGACGTGCGGATTTCAAGGCGACCGCCAATCATTCTTGGGTCAAGTCGTATGAAGATGTGCTGAAAAACATCGAGACCAAACAGGTGCAAGTGATTGACACAAGACCCGCCGGCATGTTCCGGGGAACCGAACCAGAACTAAGAGATG acattgAGCCTGGCCACATTCCTGGTACTATCAACATGCCTTTTGCCAAGTTCATGGATGCCTCAGGCAAGGAGTTGGAGCTTGAAGTGCTGGCAAAAATGTTCAGAGAGGCAGGGGTGGACTTGGAGAAACCTTTCTGGGTAACCTGTGGGTCAGGGGTCACTGCATGCCACGTGGTTCTGGCTGCTCACCTGCTGGGGCATTCAGGGTCAGTGTCTGTGTATGACGGGTCATGGTATGAATGGTTCAAAAGGGCTGCCCCGGAGCATGTCATCTCTGAGGGCAAGGGGAAGCAAGTGTGA
- the LOC129822547 gene encoding 3-mercaptopyruvate sulfurtransferase-like — translation MAAQTRALVSAKWLADAIKSNLIGPNLRILDTSWYLAKLKRDANAEFNQQHIPGTSFFDIDKCADKTSSMDHMLPTASYFAEYVGGLGIGNDTHVVVYDTSDFGSYSAPRVWWMFRLFGHNSVSVLDGGMKNWLAEGHPVTAEYTKPGRADFKATANHSWVKSYEDVLKNIETKQVQVIDARSAGRFRGTEPEPRDDIEPGHIPGTINMPFAKFMDASGKELELEVLAKMFREAGVDLKKPFWVTCGSGVTACHVVLAAYLLGHSGSVSVYDGSWSEWFKRAAPEHVISEGKGKQV, via the exons ATGGCGGCACAAACCCGGGCGCTTGTTTCAGCCAAATGGCTTGCAGATGCGATAAAAAGCAACCTTATTGGACCGAATCTTCGAATTCTGGATACGTCCTGGTATCTAGCGAAATTAAAACGCGATGCAAATGCGGAATTTAACCAACAGCACATACCTGGAACTTCGTTCTTTGATATTGACAAATGCGCCGACAAAACTTCCTCTATGGATCATATGCTCCCAACTGCAAGCTATTTTGCAGAGTATGTGGGGGGTTTAGGTATAGGAAACGATACACATGTAGTAGTGTACGATACCAGCGATTTTGGGTCATACAGCGCACCCCGAGTGTGGTGGATGTTCCGATTATTTGGGCACAATTCTGTATCGGTCCTGGACGGGGGTATGAAGAATTGGCTGGCCGAGGGGCATCCGGTCACTGCAGAATACACCAAGCCAGGACGTGCGGATTTCAAGGCGACCGCCAATCATTCTTGGGTCAAGTCGTATGAAGATGTGCTGAAAAACATCGAGACCAAACAGGTGCAAGTGATTGACGCAAGATCCGCAGGCAGGTTCCGGGGAACCGAACCAGAACCAAGAGATG acattgAGCCTGGCCACATTCCTGGTACTATCAACATGCCTTTTGCCAAGTTCATGGATGCCTCAGGCAAGGAGTTGGAGCTTGAAGTGCTGGCAAAAATGTTCAGAGAGGCAGGGGTAGACTTGAAGAAACCTTTCTGGGTAACCTGTGGGTCAGGGGTCACTGCATGCCACGTGGTTCTGGCTGCTTACCTGCTGGGGCATTCAGGGTCAGTGTCTGTGTATGACGGGTCATGGTCTGAATGGTTCAAACGGGCTGCCCCGGAGCATGTCATCTCTGAGGGCAAGGGGAAACAAGTGTGA